The Lolium rigidum isolate FL_2022 chromosome 1, APGP_CSIRO_Lrig_0.1, whole genome shotgun sequence region tccgttgggaaccccaagaggaaggtgtgatgcgtacagtagcaagttttccctcagaaagaaaccaaggtttatcgaaccagtaggagccaagaagcacgttgaaggttgatggcggcggagtgtagtgcggcacaacaccagggattccggcgccaacgtggaacctgcacaacacaatcaaagtactttgccccaacgtaacagtgaggttgtcaatctcaccggcttgctgtaacaaaggattaaacgtattgtgtggaagatgatgattgtttgcgaagaacagtaaagaacaattgcgatagattgtatttcagatgtaaagaataggaccggggtccaacgttcactagtggtgtctctcccataagataagcagatgttgggtgaacaaattacatttgggcaattgacaaataaagaaggcataacaatgcacatacatatatcatgatgagtactatgagatttaatcagggcattacgacaaagtacatagaccgctatccagcatgcatctatgcctaaaaagtccactttcaggttatcatccgaaccccttccggtattaagttgtaaacaacaagacaattgcattaagtacggtgcgtaatgtaatcaacacaaatatccttagacaaagcatcgatgttttatccctagtggcaacaagcacatccacaaccttagaactttcgtcaccgtcccgcatttaatggaggcatgaacccactatcgagcataaatactccctcttggatcacaagtatcaacttggccagagcctctactagcaacggagagcatgcaagaacataaataacatatatgatagatttataatcaacttgacatagtattcaatattcatcggatcccaacaaacacaacatgtagcattacaaatagatgatcttgatcatgataggcagctcacaagatctaacatgatagcacaatgaggagaagacaaccatctagctactgctatggacccatagtccgagggtggactactcacacatcgatccggaggcgatcatggcgatgaagagacctccgggagatgattcccctctccggcagggtgccggaggcgatctcctgaatcccccgagatgggattggcggcggcggcgtctccggaaggttttccgtatcgtggctctcggtactgggggtttcgcgacgaagactttaagtaggcggaagggaaggtcaaggggcgtcacgaggggcccacacagtaggccggcgcggccagggcttgggccgcgccgccctgttgtgtggccacctcgtggccccacttcgtttcctcttcggacttctggaagcttcgtgtaaaaataggaccctgggcgttgatttcgtccaattccgagaatatttccttactaggatttctgaaaccaaaaacagcagaaaacagcaactggctcttcggcatctcgtcaataggttagtgcggaaaatgcataataatgacatataatgtgtataaaacatgtgagtatcatcataaaagtagcatggaacataagaaattatagatacgtttgggacgtatcaagcatccccaagcttagttcctactcgccctcgagtaggtaaacgataacaaagataatttctgaagtgacatgctatcataatcttgatcatactattgtaaagcatatgagatgaatgcagcgattcgaagcaatgatgaagataatgagtaaacaaatgattcatatagcaaagacttttaatgaataatactttcaagacaagcatcaataagacttgcataagagttactcataaggcaataaattcaaagtaaaggcattgaagcaacacaaaggaagatataagtttcagcggttgctttcaacttcaacatatatatctcatggataattgtcaacacaaagcaatataacaagtgcaataggtaaacatgtaagaatcaatgcacacagttggtacaagtgtttgcttctggatagaaagaataggcaaactgactcaacaataaagtagaagattggcccttcgcgagaggaagcattgattactatatttgtgctagagcttttcattttgaaaacaagaaacaattttgtcaacggtagtaataaatcatatgtgttatgtataagatatcctataagttgcaagcctcatgcatagtataccaatagtgctcgcaccttgtcctaattagctcggattaacacaaattatcattgcatagcatatgtttcaaccaagtgtcacaaaggggtacctctatgccgcctgtacaaaggtctaaggagaaagctcgcattggatttctcgcttttgattattctcaacttagacatccataccgggacaacatagacaacagataatggactcctctttaatgcataagcattcaacaacagttaatattctcataagagattgaggattattgtccaaactgaaacttccaccatgaatcatggctttagttagcggcccaatgttcttctctaacgagtatgcatactcaaaccatttgatcatgaaaatcgcccttacttcggacaagacgaacatgcatagcaactcacatgatattcaacaaaggtaaaagttgatggcgtccccagaaacatggttaccgctcaacaagcaacttattaagaaataagacacataagtacatattcttcaccacaatagtttttatggctacttttcccatgagctatatattgcaaagataaaggatagaaattttaaaggtagcactcaagtaatttactttggaatggcggagaaataccatgtagtaggtagatatggtggacacaaatggcatggttattggctcaaggatttggatgcacgagaagaattcctctcaatacaaggctaggctagcaaggttgtttgaagcaaactcaagtataaaaggtgcagcaaagctcacatatgaacatattgtaactattataagactttatattgtctccttgttgttcaaacacctcaaccgagaaaatatctagactctagagatcaatcatgcaaaccaaattttaacaagctctatgtagttattcattaatgggtacaaggtacatgatgcaagagcttaaacatgatctatatgagcacaaaaattgccaagtatcaaattattcaagacattataccatttaccacatgcggcattttccgtttccaaccatataacaatgaatgaaatagttcaactttcgcaatgaacattaaggataaagctaagaacatatgtgttcatacgaaacagcggagcgtgtctctctcccaaacaaagagtgctaggatccgattttattcaaacaaaaacaaaaacaaaaacaaacagacgctccaagtaaagcacataagatgtgacggaataaaaatatagtttcactagaggaacctgataagttgtcgatgaagaagggatgccttgggcatccccaagattagacgcttggatcttcttaaaatatgcagggatgaaccacggtgcatccccaagcttagacttttcactctccttgatcatattgtatcatcctcctctcttgacccttgaaaacttcctccacaccaaactcaaaacaaactcattagagggtcagtgcataattcatatattcagaggtgacataatcattcttaacacttcgaacattgcacaaagctactgaaagttaatggaaaaaagaaatccatcaaacatagcaaaacaggcaatgcgaaataaaaggcagaatctgtcaaaacgaacggttcgtaaagacgaatttttaagaggcaccggacttgctcggatgaaaatgcccaaattgaatgaaagttgcgtacatatccgaggatcacgcacgtaaattggcagatttttataaattttctacagagactactgctcaaattcgtgacagcaagaaatctgttcctgcgcagtaatccaaatctagtattggctttactatcaaagactttacttggcacaacaatgcaataaaataaagataaggagatgttgctacagtaataaaaacttccaagactcaaatataaaataaagtgcagaagtaaaataatgggttgtctcccataagcgtttttctttaatgtctttcagctaggcgcagaaagtgtgtatcaagtaacatcaagagacgaagcatcaacatcatagtttgttctaataatagaatcataaggtaacttcattctctttctagggaagtgttccatacctttcttgagaggaaattgatatttaatattaccttccttcatatcaatggtagcaccaacagttcgaagaaaagttcttcccaatataatgggacaagatgcattgcattcaatatccaagacaacaaaatcaacggggacaaggttattgttaaccataatacgaacattatcaatcctccccaaaggtttctttatagcattatcagcaagattaacatccaaataacaatttttcaatggtggcaagtcaagcatatgatagattttcttaggaataacagaaatacttgcaccaagatcacataaagcattacaatcaaaatcattgaccctcatcttaatgataggctcccaaccatcttctaacttcctaggaatagaagtttcaagttttagtttttcttctctagcttttatgagagcatttgtaatatgttttgtaaaggccaaatttatagcactagcattgggacttttagcaagtttttgtaagaactttataacttcagagatgtgacaatcatcaaagtctaaaccattatgatctactgcaatggaatcattgtccccaatattttcaaaaaatttcagcagttttatcaatttcagcagttttagcaatttcaggtaattttgcacgctttgtactaggagtagaaacattgccaacaccaattattttaccattgatagtaggaggtgtagcaacatgtgaagcattaacattactagtggtggtaatactccaaactttagctacattattctctttagctagtttttcgttttcttctctttcccacctatcaTGCAATTCagtcatcaatctaatattctcattaattcgaatttggatggcatttgctgtagtaacaattttattatcaatatccttattaggcataactttcaattttaaaagatcaatatcagaggcaagtctatcaaccttagaggcaagaatatcaattttatcaagcttttcctcaacagatttgttaaaagcagtttgtgtactaataaattctttaagcatggcttcaagatcaGGGGGtatactcctattattgttgtaagaattcccataagaattaccataactattaccattagcagaaggatatggcctatagttgttaccagaattattcctataagcattcttgttgaaattattacttttaatgaaattcacatcaacatgttcttcttgggcaaccaatgaagctaaaggaacattattaggatcaacataagatctaccattcacaagcatagacataatagcatcaatcttatcactcaaggaagaggtttgttcaacagaatttacctttttaccttgtggagctctttccgtgtgccattcagagtaatttatcatcatataatcaagaagctttgttgccgcccccaaagtgatggacataaaggtacctccagcagctgaatccaataggttccgtgaagaaaaattcagtcctgcataaaaggtttggatgatcatccaagtagttagtccatgggttggacaattcttcaccaaagatttcattctctcccatgcttgagcaacatgttcattatctaattgcttaaaattcattatgctacttctcagagatataattttagcgggaggataatatctaccaataaaagcatccttacatttagtccatgaatcaatactatttctaggcgagagatagcaaccagtctttagctcttcctcttaaggagaaaggaaacaatttcaattttataatgtcaccatctacatccttatacttttgcatttcacatagttcaacaaaattattaagatgggcaacgagcatcatcggaactaacaccagaaaattgctctctcataacaagatttagtaaagcaggtttaatttcaaagagttctgctgtagtagcaggtggagcaataggtgtgcataggaaatcactattatttgtgctagtgaaatcacacaacttagtattctcaacagtacccattttagcagtagtaaataaagcaaactaaataaagtaaatgcaagtaactaatttttttgtgtttttaatatagagaacaagacagtaaataaagtaaagctaacaactaattttttttgtgtttttgatataagaagcaaacaaagcagtaaataaagtaaagcaagacaaaaacaaagtaaagagattggatgtgggagactccccttgcagcgtgtcttgatctccccggcaacggcgccacaaaaagagcttgatgcgtgcagtcgacacgtccgttgggaaccccaagaggaaggtgtgatgcgtacaatagcaagttttccctcagaaagaaaccaaggtttattgaaccagtaggagccaagaagcacgttgaaggttgatggcggcggagtgtagtgcggcgcaacaccatggattccggcgccaacgtggaacctgcacaacacaatcaaagtactttgccccaacgtaacgatgaagttgtcaatctcaccggcttgctgtaacaaaggattaaacgtattgtgtggaagatgatgattgtttgcgaagaacgagtaaagaacaattgcgagtagattgtatttcagtatataaacaataggaccggggtccacagttcactagtggtgtctctcccataagataagcgagatgttgggtgaacaaattacggttgggcaattgacaaataaagaaggcataacaatgcacatacatatatcatgatgagtactatgagatttaatcggggcattacgacaaagtacatagaccgctatccaagcatgcatctatgcctaaaaagtccactttcgggttatcatccgaaccccttccggtattaagttgtaaacaacgagacaattgcattaagtatggtgcgcaatgtaatcaacacaaatatccttagacaaagcatcgatgttttatccctagtggcaacagcacatccacaaccttagaactttctcatccactgtcccagatttaatggaggcatgcacccactatcgagcataaatactccctcttggagtcacaagtatcaacttggccagagcctctactagcaacggagagcatgcaagaacataaataacatatatgatagattgataatcaacttgacatagtattcaatattcatcggatcccaacaaacacaacatgtagcattacaaatagatgatcttgatcatgataggcagctcacaagatctaacatgatagcacaatgaggagaagacaaccatctagctactgctatggacccatagtccaggggtggactacttacacatcggtccggaggcgatcatggcgatgaagagacctccgggagatgattcccctctccggcagggtgccggaggcgatttcctgaatcccccgagatgggattggcggcggcggcgtctctggaaggttttccgtatcgtggctctcggtactgggggtttcgcgacgaagactttaagtaggtggaagggcaggtcaaggggcgtcacgaggggcccacacagtaggccggcgcggccaggacttgggccgcgccgccctgttgtgtggccacctcgtggccccacttcgtttcctcttcggacttctggaagcttcgtgtaaaaataggaccctgggcgttgatttcgtccaatttttcAGGTACCAACCCTTCAGACACTGCACGTGGGACCCTTGATGGGCACGCCACGGAGATCGCTGCGGGCCTTCGGATGATGATCGCGCGGCTACAGCGACCTATCTGGCTTTAGCTTATAACCAGGTCAGCTTAGAGTTAGATTTCCGGATCAAATTATATTTCAAAATGCATATGTAATACTGTACTAATTGTAACTAATTGTCCAGAAAATTAccgattttttgaaaaaaatagagCAAAATATAAGAAATATTTGGTCAtggacagattttttttttttgaaacacattacaaacgcagacgcttatatacacgcgcatacactcatccctatgaacgcacacacgcacaccctacccctatgagcacctccggaagactgagccggcggattggatcttgaaattgacgaaatcaCCACAGGTGTCTCGCTATCGAcggaaacatcgcctcccactgaatgaatattccgcctttatgagacacacagatatcaaacctaggatttgaactctggtgggctagggATACGACCACCATCCTAACCACCCACCCTCAGTAGACAAGCTGTATATGTGGTTCTTACATGCGTCACGGTCGAGGTGCACGAGCGTGCGAGCTTGGCTGGACTCTGTCAAACTCAACTCCAGAAAACAAAACGTCGATGGGGATGGGTGCCCCGCTCCAcacggaggaagaagaggagataTATACGCGGGAATCCCCTCCTCGCCCCACCATCACCCAGCTAACTTTACTCTGCTCGCTTCGTTCCTGCTCTGCCGGCCAATCCGTCCTCAGTTCTAACTTAGGGCGCCTTGCATGGAATTCAATCCATGAAGCTAGGGATTCTGCTTCCGGCCCGTCGTAAACAAGATAGGTAGATAGGTAGAGAGAGAAAGAGGACTGTTATGCAGGCAGGCCGGGATGAGAGCGCGCACACGGTGAACGCGGCGGCCGTCgttctggccgccgccgcccggagcAGCGCCGGCCTCGAGCGCCACAACCACCAGCACCTGCAGCTCCACGACCACGCCACAGCCGTTCCAGTAAGACAAATTCACCGCCCAGCTCAACTGATTCAGTCGCTGTCCGTTTATCAAGTTCAGGTCATGTTCTTTCTAGCAGCGCGTGATTGTTCAAGCTCCATGCGTAGGTTGCGGTTGATCAATTTCACACTTGATTCTGTTCCATAGAAAGCTGTCATGCGCTTAAGTTGCTTGCCCTGCTTCGCTACTCCATATGCTAAAGATCGATGCATTCCTCATTTTGACCGTCTGGTCAACGTTCGTCTCTACATTTCGTAATTGAGGAACTGGATTAATTAGTCAAATTTTCTTTACGCCCAGCATCTACGACATAATTTTGCTGACATGTGCAGCAGCAAgtagcaaaaacaagttagatttGCCTGCTATGCTAGGCTAGTATTTCCACAAGCACGAAGGAGGCGTCCGGTGAGTGCCTATCATCTCAGCCTCAGGAATCAGGATGCACGTGGAACTGGTGCCTGTCCATCCATACTCAGCCTAGTTTACTTTGACGTGTCCGTGTCATGTCAtgtcatgtcatgtcatcatcTACTTGGCGGCAAAAGTCTCCCTCCACCTCTCAAAAAGCAAAGCACGCATGCCACACCATTTTCTGCCAATCTTCCACGAATCTCATAGTAGTAGGAGTACTAGCTAGCTATCCATGGAGAAAATATTCTTGATATGCCACCACAGCCAGTAGCTGAATTCTGCACATGCCGAATTACCTGCGCTACTCCTGGGTGGTTTCCGTCACCTGATTGGTTGACTATGCTTGTTATCACCTGAATAATTCAGCTCCAACTTCATCAAAAAACTAGTTCAGTGACTGATAGTCTGATACTACAGTGTTTAGGAAACTGACGGATAGTGCTCTGAAAGTCTGAATTTGTATTTTGCAGAAGAGACGATGGTGGTGGTCGTGGCTGCCGAAGCCGAACCTGGCGTGCTTCCGGCCCCACGGCCACCCACGCCGCATCGCCAACGCCGGCGACACGTCGCCACAACCGGCCGCCGCGCACATCGCATCGGCAGCACACGTCCACGACGCGTCTCACCCACCACCACCGGCCTTCGCCTTCgtggcgccgccgtcgtcgcccgccTCCTCCCTCTACGCCTCCGAGTCGCCGTCGCCGGTGCTCCTCGGCCTACGACATGCGAGCTCGCCCAGCCCGGGCAGGAGCTCGATGATGTTCGCCGTGGGACCGTACGCGGAGGGGCCGCAGCAGCTGGTGTCGCCGCCGGTGCAGTACTCCGCCTTCACCACCGAGCCGTCCACCGCGCCGCGCACGCCCACGGCCATCACCAACCCCTCCTCCCCCGAGGTCCCCTTCGCCCGCTTCCTCggctcgtcgctgtcctcgtcttcCATGACCGTCGCCGGCAGCGGCGAGTCCGGGCTGTTCCATGCGTACCAGCTGCAGCCAGGGAGCCCCATCCCGCTCGTCTCGCCGCCGGGACCCTCCTCGCCGACGCGGCAGCTGTTCCGGAAAAAGCTGCACCGGCGCGACGAGGGGTCGCTTCTCGACGGCCACATCCCCGTGTCAACCGGCGGGGGCGGCATGGATTTGGTTGTCCCTGGCACCGCTCGCGATGAGGGTCATGGTGGGGAGGCAGAACACGGTGATGACGAGGTTCCCAGGAGCGGGGA contains the following coding sequences:
- the LOC124694501 gene encoding uncharacterized protein LOC124694501, yielding MQAGRDESAHTVNAAAVVLAAAARSSAGLERHNHQHLQLHDHATAVPKRRWWWSWLPKPNLACFRPHGHPRRIANAGDTSPQPAAAHIASAAHVHDASHPPPPAFAFVAPPSSPASSLYASESPSPVLLGLRHASSPSPGRSSMMFAVGPYAEGPQQLVSPPVQYSAFTTEPSTAPRTPTAITNPSSPEVPFARFLGSSLSSSSMTVAGSGESGLFHAYQLQPGSPIPLVSPPGPSSPTRQLFRKKLHRRDEGSLLDGHIPVSTGGGGMDLVVPGTARDEGHGGEAEHGDDEVPRSGEFVFGSADGPAEDMDGEARKNWHFFPMVEHDMILPKQ